The following coding sequences are from one Electrophorus electricus isolate fEleEle1 chromosome 22, fEleEle1.pri, whole genome shotgun sequence window:
- the LOC113568169 gene encoding BTB/POZ domain-containing protein KCTD21-like: MLSSSDSNWLCDPVCVNVGGEVYTTTLDTLTRCRDSMLGAMFTGQIPLLRDKQGNVFIDRDGKVFRYILNYLRCNSLDLPRDYSELALLRREADFFQIHPLLVELERKDREPHSSWCSGALLCVDVDSVARVLHFNYKRGPENYELRSCTVHVHTANVFCTSPTLIQLLCSRFSYEQGSVLTAPQAEQTDLRLEWVPCPPELPREQHTRHGYLELSATPQADGNASVPVHDTHHFIAQLLRVVLPEGFRVDLVTPDPADILNCHRLRCVRY, from the coding sequence ATGCTCAGTTCTTCAGACAGTAACTGGTTGTGtgatcctgtgtgtgtaaacgtaGGAGGTGAAGTTTATACCACAACATtggacacactcacacgctgTCGGGACTCCATGCTCGGTGCCATGTTCACTGGCCAGATCCCACTGCTCCGGGACAAACAGGGAAACGTCTTCATCGACCGTGATGGGAAGGTGTTTCGCTATATCCTGAACTACCTGCGCTGCAACAGCCTGGACCTGCCGCGGGACTACAGCGAGCTAGCGCTGCTGCGCCGAGAAGCCGACTTCTTCCAGATTCACCCGCTGTTGGTGGAACTGGAGCGGAAGGACAGGGAGCCTCATAGTAGCTGGTGTAGTGGTGCCCTGCTCTGTGTGGACGTGGACAGTGTGGCGCGGGTTCTGCATTTCAACTACAAACGAGGTCCCGAGAACTATGAGCTGCGCTCATGcacagtgcatgtgcacacagctAATGTCTTCTGCACATCTCCAACCCTCATACAGCTGCTCTGTTCCAGATTCTCGTATGAACAGGGCAGTGTCTTGACAGCACCGCAGGCTGAGCAGACAGACCTCCGTCTGGAGTGGGTTCCATGCCCACCGGAGCTTCCACGTGAGCAGCATACAAGACACGGTTACCTGGAACTCAGCGCCACCCCGCAGGCGGACGGAAATGCCAGCGTCCCTGTCCACGACACTCACCACTTCATCGCTCAGCTGCTTAGAGTCGTGCTGCCTGAAGGGTTTCGTGTTGACCTGGTGACCCCTGACCCTGCTGACATCCTGAATTGCCATAGGCTGCGCTGTGTACGCTACTAA